The Eubacterium maltosivorans genome includes the window AGTTGATGTTTGTCTATTTTGGCCTGCCGCTTCTACCGGGCGTTGGCAAATTTTTGGTGTTTGACCGCTTTGTGGCAGCCTGCATCGCCTTTGGGCTTAACTACGCCGCCTATTTTGCCGAAATTTTCAGAGGCGGGCTCTTAGCCATTGACAAGGGGCAGTACGAAGCGTCTAAGGTGCTGGGGCTGACTAAGTTTGAGACCATGACCCGTGTGGTCATTCCGCAGATGATCAGAGTCTGTCTGCCCTCCATCAGCAATGAGACCATTACCCTGCTCAAGGATACCGCGCTGGTCACCACCATCGGTGTGGCGGAAATCATCCACTATGCCAAAACAGCAGTGAACCGGGACGCCAACCCCTTTGCCTTTGTGGTGGCAGCGGCGATTTATCTGGTCATCAATTTTGTACTCACCTTTGTCTTTAAAAAACTGGAAAAGAAATACGAATT containing:
- a CDS encoding amino acid ABC transporter permease, which produces MDSTYFMNVLTPMLQGCLVTLAVFAVTIISSLPLGFLFTLMSRSRIMVLRGFAEVYIYILRGTPLLLQLMFVYFGLPLLPGVGKFLVFDRFVAACIAFGLNYAAYFAEIFRGGLLAIDKGQYEASKVLGLTKFETMTRVVIPQMIRVCLPSISNETITLLKDTALVTTIGVAEIIHYAKTAVNRDANPFAFVVAAAIYLVINFVLTFVFKKLEKKYEF